A single genomic interval of Zingiber officinale cultivar Zhangliang chromosome 4A, Zo_v1.1, whole genome shotgun sequence harbors:
- the LOC121973438 gene encoding 26.5 kDa heat shock protein, mitochondrial-like — MSLARAFLTGALRGRCFPSTIVAAARLKQGLAPAPPLPLPYSSSAIENRDDDKSSVQVEVTQTSSPAPARGRGRRWLSWRNPRDHFPLHMNSGLGNALMQVSENLNRLLKSWSPSRLLGRLKEDDKCYKLRFMVPGLRKEDVRVTVEDGMLVITGEVEDEVEDDEGVVVGGGESTTEDEEDEGRWYAHRYGYYNTTLLLPEDAKVDEITAELRDGVLRVYIPRAEEKKSNARVIDIK; from the exons ATGTCGTTGGCTCGTGCTTTCCTCACCGGTGCTCTGCGCGGCCGCTGCTTTCCGAGCACCATCGTCGCCGCCGCGCGCTTAAAACAAGGCCTGGCTCCGGCTCCTCCACTTCCGCTGCCGTACTCCTCTTCCGCAATTGAAAACAGAGACGACGACAAAAGCAGCGTCCAGGTGGAGGTGACTCAAACGTCTTCGCCGGCACCTGCTCGGGGCCGCGGCCGGCGTTGGCTCTCTTGGAGGAATCCGCGGGACCACTTCCCcctccatatgaactctg GGCTGGGTAACGCGCTGATGCAGGTGTCGGAGAACCTGAACCGGCTGCTGAAAAGTTGGTCGCCGTCGCGGCTTCTTGGCCGGTTGAAGGAGGACGACAAGTGCTACAAGCTCCGGTTCATGGTGCCGGGGCTGCGGAAGGAGGACGTGCGCGTCACCGTGGAGGACGGGATGCTGGTGATTACCGGGGAGGTGGAGGACGAGGTGGAGGACGATGAGGGGGTGGTGGTGGGGGGCGGGGAGTCGACGACGGAGGACGAGGAGGATGAGGGGAGGTGGTACGCGCATAGGTACGGGTACTACAACACGACGCTTCTTCTGCCGGAGGACGCGAAGGTGGACGAGATCACAGCGGAGCTGAGGGACGGCGTGCTGCGGGTCTACATACCAAGGGCGGAGGAAAAGAAGAGCAACGCGAGGGTAATCGACATTAAGTAG